A single genomic interval of uncultured Sphaerochaeta sp. harbors:
- a CDS encoding phosphatidylglycerol lysyltransferase domain-containing protein produces the protein MLEFYTPSLADKHLFPDHSKHLAYEYYYSYVALWADAIGITICKTDTALYMHLEEDDCFLLPITDDLPGAMKELEDHCAETGQRFLLECVPTEEAEQLKAMGYQTEHVRNLDDYLYESEKLIKLSGKKLQSKRNHINQFEKHYTYSVRPLNTKELRDECYRMASTTWLEGKDCTTKEIRDELGALKRALDGWDELNFKGILVCVDHNLTAFTIGEIIDEEMAIVHFEKADTSYKGIYSVINQLFVSEYLSNVHYVNRQEDAGIAGLRKAKLSYKPDLMVEKFRVTKQT, from the coding sequence ATGTTAGAATTTTATACACCGTCCCTCGCGGACAAACACCTGTTTCCTGATCACAGCAAGCACCTAGCCTATGAATATTACTACTCGTATGTTGCACTCTGGGCAGATGCAATCGGCATCACCATCTGCAAGACAGATACAGCCTTGTATATGCATCTTGAAGAGGACGATTGTTTCCTGCTTCCCATCACCGACGACCTTCCTGGGGCAATGAAAGAACTTGAAGATCACTGCGCAGAAACCGGCCAACGATTTCTCCTTGAATGTGTACCCACCGAAGAAGCAGAACAGTTGAAAGCGATGGGTTACCAGACTGAGCATGTCAGGAACCTTGATGACTATCTTTACGAGAGTGAGAAACTCATCAAGCTCTCCGGCAAGAAGTTGCAGAGTAAGCGCAATCATATCAACCAATTTGAAAAGCACTACACCTATTCAGTACGCCCCCTGAACACCAAGGAACTACGTGATGAGTGTTACAGGATGGCATCCACCACCTGGCTTGAAGGCAAGGATTGCACAACCAAGGAGATCAGGGATGAGCTGGGAGCCCTCAAACGGGCACTCGATGGCTGGGATGAACTCAATTTCAAAGGGATCCTTGTCTGTGTAGACCACAACCTCACCGCATTCACCATCGGGGAAATCATCGATGAGGAAATGGCCATCGTACACTTTGAGAAGGCCGATACCTCCTACAAGGGAATCTACTCAGTCATCAACCAGCTTTTTGTCAGCGAGTATCTCTCCAACGTTCATTATGTGAACAGGCAAGAGGACGCCGGCATTGCTGGACTCAGAAAAGCAAAACTCTCCTACAAACCCGACCTTATGGTCGAGAAATTTCGGGTAACAAAGCAAACATGA
- a CDS encoding KamA family protein codes for MNTSINRITELVAKMKADNPELISLFLDQKLDDAALVATLREEMAATMQQRFPKAWSYYTGEGKTEQDYYTLMSTSMAYLRMMDYLDHEGDVYEDLNLHGETVVSRPIALLRRVLMGQETSVHLDFLEDMAHLIGQLSGVEDRIIPPRSQVEQWMDSHPSGLDPEVIAWRTKNKERIVELLIKRIEDRRRKSSFYQFKDDMSHEQKRKQVLAWWKEDRFHLHFALRSTEELNRYLDGSLDAETLRIMKESERKGIPIFATPYFLSLIDTRPLEMQEHPGSDLALRAYLFYSQDLLEEFGSIVAWEKEDIAKPGEPNAAGWLLPSHNIHRRYPTVAIFIPDTMGRACGGLCSYCQRMYDFQAGRFNFELEKLRPKRTWEEQLAVNMEYFRNDPYLWDILITGGDAFMSSVKSLRSILDAVLEMARQKLEENKQRPQDDQYASMRRVRLGTKLPVYLPQRVTKELIQILADFKAEAQNLGIDQCVVQTHISSAMEITPDTRKAIKRLLDAGWAVTNQEVFTVAASRRGHTAKLRKVLNDIGVLPYYTFTVKGFKENRELFATNARSMQEQLEESSIGQVPQRYLATLRPFMSEAEKMVEQINMVREGAEIPFLATDRNTINLPGVGKSNTFRTIGITDDGRRILEFEFDHTRPHSKVIEEMGSVVIIESKSIAHYLRQLEKMGEDPAEYASIWGYSAGSLAPRNPIFEGVVR; via the coding sequence ATGAATACATCTATCAATCGCATTACTGAACTTGTCGCCAAGATGAAGGCAGACAATCCAGAACTTATCTCCTTGTTCCTTGACCAGAAGCTTGATGATGCGGCTTTGGTAGCTACGCTCCGCGAAGAGATGGCTGCAACGATGCAACAAAGATTCCCAAAAGCATGGTCATATTATACTGGTGAAGGAAAGACCGAGCAGGACTACTATACCTTGATGAGCACCTCGATGGCATACCTTAGGATGATGGACTATCTCGACCACGAGGGAGATGTCTATGAAGACCTGAACCTCCATGGAGAGACGGTTGTCTCGCGTCCCATTGCCCTCTTGAGGCGCGTCTTGATGGGACAAGAGACGTCGGTTCATCTTGATTTCCTTGAGGATATGGCTCATCTCATTGGCCAGCTGAGTGGAGTGGAGGACCGTATAATCCCTCCTAGAAGTCAGGTAGAGCAGTGGATGGATTCCCATCCAAGTGGCTTGGATCCTGAGGTGATCGCCTGGAGGACGAAGAACAAGGAGCGAATTGTTGAACTCCTGATCAAGCGTATCGAGGATAGACGGAGAAAAAGCTCCTTTTATCAGTTCAAGGATGATATGAGTCATGAGCAAAAGCGCAAGCAGGTGCTTGCTTGGTGGAAGGAGGACCGATTCCACTTGCACTTTGCCTTAAGAAGCACTGAGGAGCTCAATCGTTATCTTGATGGCAGCCTGGATGCTGAAACGCTCAGAATCATGAAGGAGTCGGAGAGGAAGGGTATTCCCATCTTTGCTACTCCCTATTTCCTCTCTCTTATCGATACCCGACCCCTTGAAATGCAGGAGCATCCAGGAAGTGACCTTGCCTTACGTGCTTATCTCTTCTACAGTCAGGACCTTTTGGAGGAGTTTGGTTCAATCGTTGCCTGGGAGAAAGAGGACATTGCAAAACCGGGGGAGCCTAATGCAGCAGGATGGTTGCTTCCTTCCCACAATATCCACCGTCGGTATCCCACAGTAGCCATTTTTATTCCTGATACCATGGGAAGAGCCTGCGGTGGGCTCTGCTCGTACTGCCAGAGAATGTATGACTTCCAGGCCGGGCGATTCAACTTTGAACTGGAAAAGTTGCGTCCTAAGCGGACCTGGGAAGAGCAGCTTGCCGTCAACATGGAGTATTTCCGTAATGACCCATACCTTTGGGATATCCTGATTACCGGTGGGGATGCCTTCATGAGCTCGGTGAAGTCCTTGCGTTCAATTCTGGATGCAGTACTTGAGATGGCAAGGCAGAAACTGGAAGAAAACAAACAACGACCACAAGATGATCAGTATGCTTCCATGCGCAGGGTCCGTCTTGGAACGAAGCTTCCGGTGTATCTTCCCCAACGAGTTACCAAGGAACTCATCCAGATTCTCGCTGATTTCAAGGCCGAGGCTCAGAACCTGGGCATTGACCAGTGTGTGGTGCAGACGCATATCTCCTCTGCCATGGAGATTACTCCCGATACCAGGAAGGCGATCAAGAGATTGCTTGATGCAGGTTGGGCGGTAACCAACCAGGAAGTCTTCACGGTTGCGGCCAGTAGACGTGGCCATACGGCAAAACTGCGAAAGGTACTCAATGATATCGGCGTCCTTCCTTACTATACCTTCACGGTCAAGGGATTCAAGGAGAACCGAGAGTTGTTTGCGACCAATGCAAGGAGCATGCAGGAGCAGCTTGAGGAGAGTTCCATCGGACAGGTTCCTCAGCGGTATCTCGCCACGCTTCGTCCATTCATGAGTGAGGCGGAGAAAATGGTTGAACAGATCAACATGGTTCGTGAGGGGGCTGAGATCCCATTTCTTGCAACGGACCGGAATACGATCAACCTGCCGGGTGTGGGCAAGAGCAATACCTTCAGGACCATCGGTATTACCGATGACGGGAGGCGTATCCTGGAGTTTGAGTTCGACCACACCAGGCCTCACAGCAAGGTGATCGAAGAGATGGGCTCTGTGGTCATCATAGAATCCAAGTCGATAGCCCACTACCTAAGACAGTTGGAGAAAATGGGAGAGGATCCTGCTGAATATGCCTCCATCTGGGGTTATTCTGCTGGAAGCCTTGCTCCCCGTAACCCAATATTTGAGGGTGTGGTCCGGTAG
- the garR gene encoding 2-hydroxy-3-oxopropionate reductase, with protein sequence MKIGFIGLGIMGKPMAKNLLKAGHEIVCFDLNKASVEEVVAAGATAGSSAADVASQVPLVITMLPNSPHVKSVVLGEQGVLEGAKAGLKLVDMSSIAPLASQEVEKACAEKGVRMLDAPVSGGEPKAIDGSLAIMVGGEKELFEELKEILLVMGASAVHCGPIGAGNTTKLANQIIVALNIAAVSEAFTLVKKAGVDPHLVFDAIKGGLAGSTVMNAKAPMMMDSNFKPGFKIDLHIKDLANAMDTGHGVGSPLPLTAYVREMMETLHADGFGGDDHSALARFYAKVSGTKIGE encoded by the coding sequence ATGAAGATTGGATTTATCGGACTGGGGATCATGGGCAAGCCCATGGCAAAGAATCTGCTGAAGGCAGGGCATGAGATTGTCTGTTTCGACCTGAACAAGGCGAGTGTGGAAGAAGTGGTTGCCGCCGGGGCGACGGCGGGGAGTTCAGCAGCGGACGTTGCAAGCCAGGTGCCGCTGGTGATCACGATGCTGCCCAACAGCCCGCATGTGAAGAGCGTGGTGCTGGGAGAGCAGGGAGTGCTTGAGGGGGCGAAGGCCGGCCTGAAGCTGGTGGACATGAGCTCGATCGCTCCTCTGGCAAGCCAGGAAGTGGAGAAGGCCTGTGCAGAGAAAGGTGTAAGAATGCTTGACGCCCCGGTCTCCGGCGGGGAGCCCAAGGCGATTGACGGGAGCCTTGCGATCATGGTCGGGGGGGAGAAGGAGCTGTTCGAGGAGCTGAAGGAGATCCTGCTGGTCATGGGGGCCAGTGCGGTGCACTGCGGGCCCATCGGGGCCGGGAACACGACCAAGCTTGCGAACCAGATCATCGTTGCCCTGAACATAGCGGCGGTCAGTGAGGCGTTCACGCTGGTGAAGAAGGCGGGTGTGGACCCGCACCTGGTCTTTGATGCCATCAAGGGTGGTCTGGCAGGATCGACGGTCATGAATGCAAAGGCTCCAATGATGATGGACTCCAACTTCAAGCCGGGATTCAAGATCGACCTGCACATCAAGGACCTTGCCAATGCGATGGACACGGGCCACGGGGTGGGATCGCCCCTGCCGTTGACCGCATATGTGAGGGAGATGATGGAGACGCTGCACGCCGACGGGTTCGGGGGCGACGACCACAGTGCGCTGGCCCGCTTCTATGCGAAGGTGAGCGGTACGAAGATCGGCGAGTGA
- a CDS encoding FUSC family protein produces MKGRLITPVMVLYITKCLLGTVICYGFYKAFPQYYLHWSIISLLLVLAPDRDNSIALPIARIKANITGALVGLFCFMLPFHQLLGLLIGVIATISICSLLKFPAATRSALAALVIVLLQEGGKPMWSYALQRIFAVLLGCLVGLALTVCFQACEQTYLRKKRSP; encoded by the coding sequence ATGAAAGGCCGCCTCATCACCCCTGTCATGGTGCTCTATATCACAAAATGCTTGCTCGGAACCGTCATTTGCTATGGCTTCTACAAAGCATTTCCCCAGTACTATCTGCATTGGTCCATTATCAGTCTTCTCTTGGTGCTCGCCCCTGATAGGGACAACTCTATTGCACTTCCCATCGCGAGAATCAAGGCAAACATCACCGGTGCACTTGTCGGTCTCTTCTGCTTCATGCTCCCTTTTCACCAACTGCTGGGTCTCCTAATCGGAGTGATAGCCACCATTTCTATCTGCTCTTTGCTGAAATTTCCTGCAGCTACCCGTAGCGCTCTTGCGGCACTGGTAATTGTACTCTTGCAAGAAGGGGGAAAGCCCATGTGGTCGTACGCCCTGCAGCGTATTTTTGCTGTACTTCTGGGTTGTCTGGTTGGATTGGCACTGACAGTCTGCTTTCAAGCCTGTGAACAAACATATCTGCGAAAAAAAAGGTCCCCCTGA
- a CDS encoding GNAT family N-acetyltransferase, with translation MIIERAKPSDYQELKQLWLIVFDEEPTFLEHFFATRISYQDIFVARKDDKLVSALHALPLNYHKQGEEHPTSYIVGAATYKEYRRQGIMGKLLEATREAYDHPITLFPAVRPFYEANGYFTTSSVLSFSIPSDTNTREKQTTQLSYQELDAIYRTATSEEGALLRDEEAWSFLTDGYEVLSVEGGYAFISEGKAVETMVLNNDGASSMLSLLKGRGITEVRTLESSPLANLIGREKGEPIPMGMSTSKELQGVYIAEQY, from the coding sequence ATGATCATAGAGCGTGCAAAACCCAGTGACTACCAGGAACTCAAACAGCTCTGGCTCATCGTATTCGACGAAGAGCCAACATTCCTGGAACACTTTTTTGCAACGAGAATCTCATACCAGGATATCTTTGTCGCTCGAAAGGACGATAAGCTGGTCAGTGCACTGCATGCGCTCCCCCTGAATTATCACAAACAGGGGGAGGAACATCCAACAAGCTACATCGTTGGAGCTGCAACCTACAAGGAGTACCGAAGACAGGGAATCATGGGAAAACTCCTGGAAGCGACCAGAGAAGCCTATGACCACCCCATCACACTCTTTCCCGCCGTCAGGCCGTTCTATGAGGCAAACGGATACTTCACCACTTCAAGCGTACTCTCCTTCTCCATACCATCTGATACAAACACTCGAGAAAAACAAACCACACAACTCTCATACCAGGAACTGGATGCAATTTATCGAACAGCTACCAGTGAAGAAGGTGCCCTCCTACGTGATGAAGAGGCATGGTCCTTCCTCACCGATGGCTATGAAGTGCTCTCAGTGGAGGGTGGTTACGCCTTTATCAGCGAGGGAAAGGCTGTAGAGACCATGGTCCTGAACAATGATGGTGCTTCCAGCATGCTCTCACTTCTTAAAGGAAGAGGGATCACTGAGGTACGCACGCTCGAATCCTCCCCACTTGCCAACTTAATTGGGAGAGAAAAAGGAGAGCCCATCCCGATGGGGATGAGCACCTCAAAAGAACTACAAGGTGTGTATATAGCCGAGCAGTATTAG
- a CDS encoding IclR family transcriptional regulator: MPNDTDKYNIKAVSRCFQILDYAAEQSGPISIQDVCTALDTNSNMAFRLLASLQSSGYMTKDPYTGLYAISLKTLKLSRSALHSQEIRKVTMPYLELLWNQFPKANVNMAVFYNGEVLMLDRIDTQSTPRTYFTPGRQLPIHCTALGKVLTSELEENQVDALLKEKGLTKYTEQTITDPIAFKKELAKVRSEGCARDRNEFIDGDNCSAVPVRGRDGKIIAGISVSALVSNMSVEEIERAIPRLKDTASRISYMMGFTTTPVL, translated from the coding sequence ATGCCGAATGACACTGACAAATACAACATCAAAGCTGTTTCTCGCTGCTTTCAGATACTCGACTATGCCGCTGAGCAAAGTGGCCCCATCTCCATCCAGGACGTCTGTACCGCCTTGGACACCAACAGCAATATGGCTTTTCGCCTGCTGGCAAGCTTACAGAGTTCCGGGTACATGACCAAAGACCCATACACCGGCTTGTATGCGATCAGCCTGAAGACGCTCAAACTCAGTCGAAGCGCACTTCACTCCCAGGAAATTCGGAAAGTCACCATGCCCTACCTTGAGCTTCTGTGGAATCAGTTCCCCAAGGCAAACGTCAATATGGCAGTCTTCTACAACGGGGAAGTACTTATGCTCGACCGAATTGACACCCAGAGCACTCCTCGTACCTATTTCACCCCAGGCAGGCAACTACCCATTCACTGTACGGCACTGGGGAAAGTGCTTACCAGCGAACTGGAAGAAAATCAGGTGGATGCCCTGCTTAAGGAAAAAGGCCTTACCAAGTACACTGAACAGACCATCACCGACCCAATTGCATTCAAGAAAGAGCTTGCAAAGGTTCGCAGTGAAGGTTGTGCCCGTGACCGCAATGAGTTCATCGACGGGGACAACTGCTCTGCTGTTCCGGTAAGAGGCAGGGACGGGAAGATCATTGCCGGCATCAGTGTAAGTGCCCTGGTATCCAATATGAGTGTGGAAGAGATTGAGAGAGCCATTCCGCGTCTCAAGGATACTGCTTCCAGAATCTCCTATATGATGGGATTCACCACAACTCCGGTCCTGTAA
- a CDS encoding dihydrodipicolinate synthase family protein has protein sequence MDTSFIKGIIPPIVTPITEDERIDEASLRKVVDFVIEGGCSGILAFGSNGEFYMMEEAEMEEALGIMVDQCAGRVPVYMGVGAIRTSKCVRLARMGVRLGARSVSILQPMFLKPTEEELEQHFRTIAAAVSEVPVLLYNNPGRCGYAMSQDLVQELAHSIPNLVGMKDSSGDLTQTMEFVRRNADIGFKVLSGKDTLIYSGLGVGAVGAVCSTANYLPELVCSIYEKYVAGDIKGSLEAQLRLNPIRLATDKSSFPVATKDLANLVGTKVGRPYLPTMPSPAAQMENLRQSLIDGGFDVVE, from the coding sequence ATGGATACGAGTTTCATCAAGGGGATCATCCCCCCGATCGTGACCCCGATCACGGAGGACGAGCGCATAGACGAGGCGTCGCTGAGGAAGGTGGTGGACTTTGTCATCGAGGGGGGGTGCTCCGGTATCCTTGCCTTCGGGTCGAACGGCGAGTTCTACATGATGGAAGAGGCCGAGATGGAAGAGGCCCTGGGCATCATGGTGGACCAGTGTGCAGGGCGAGTGCCTGTCTACATGGGGGTGGGGGCGATACGCACGAGCAAGTGCGTGCGCCTAGCCCGTATGGGTGTGCGCCTTGGGGCAAGGAGCGTGTCGATCCTGCAGCCGATGTTCCTGAAGCCGACCGAGGAGGAGCTTGAGCAGCACTTCCGCACCATAGCCGCTGCAGTGAGCGAGGTGCCTGTGCTGCTGTACAACAACCCGGGCAGGTGCGGGTACGCGATGAGCCAGGACCTGGTCCAGGAGCTTGCGCACAGCATCCCCAACCTGGTGGGTATGAAGGACTCGAGCGGGGACCTGACGCAGACGATGGAGTTCGTGAGGCGGAACGCGGACATCGGCTTCAAGGTGCTGAGCGGGAAGGACACGCTGATCTACTCGGGCCTTGGGGTCGGGGCGGTTGGGGCTGTATGCTCGACGGCGAACTACCTGCCGGAGTTGGTGTGCTCGATCTACGAGAAGTACGTGGCCGGGGATATCAAGGGATCGCTGGAGGCGCAGCTGAGGCTGAATCCGATCCGCCTGGCGACCGACAAGTCGAGCTTCCCGGTTGCAACGAAGGACCTGGCGAACCTGGTGGGGACAAAGGTGGGCAGGCCCTACCTTCCCACGATGCCAAGCCCGGCCGCTCAGATGGAGAACCTCCGTCAGAGTCTCATCGATGGTGGCTTCGACGTCGTGGAATAA
- a CDS encoding D-2-hydroxyacid dehydrogenase, with protein sequence MKHKIVILDGYTENPGDLSWDGFAELGDLTVYDRTPSDLIAQRIADADIVITNKTPLTAETIKNAEKMQYIGVLATGYNVIDVQTAKERGVVVTNIPTYGTDAVAQFVFALLLEICHHVQHHSDAVKEGRWSKAPDFCFWDYPLIELVGKTMGIIGYGRIGQATGRIAKAFGMNVIAYDSYQNPELKDEYVSLDTLLSESDVIALHCPLFPETEGIINKESIAKMKDGVILINNSRGPLIVEQDLVDALNSGKIAAAGLDVVSSEPIREDNPLLQAKNCLITPHISWAPKESRQRLMDIAVANLRGFLSGARQNVVNE encoded by the coding sequence ATGAAACATAAGATAGTCATTCTGGATGGATATACGGAGAACCCAGGGGACCTGAGCTGGGATGGATTTGCAGAACTGGGAGATTTGACGGTGTATGACCGTACACCATCTGATTTGATCGCGCAGCGAATCGCTGATGCTGATATTGTCATTACCAACAAGACCCCGCTCACAGCAGAGACCATAAAGAATGCAGAGAAGATGCAATATATCGGGGTTCTGGCTACCGGGTACAATGTAATCGATGTCCAGACAGCCAAGGAGAGAGGTGTGGTAGTCACCAACATTCCAACCTATGGAACTGATGCCGTGGCACAGTTTGTGTTTGCCCTGTTGCTTGAAATCTGTCATCACGTGCAACACCACAGTGATGCAGTCAAGGAAGGGAGATGGAGTAAGGCTCCTGATTTCTGTTTCTGGGACTACCCACTCATTGAGCTTGTCGGTAAGACGATGGGAATCATCGGCTATGGAAGGATTGGGCAGGCGACAGGCAGGATTGCCAAAGCTTTTGGTATGAATGTCATTGCCTATGATTCCTATCAGAATCCTGAGCTGAAAGATGAGTATGTCTCCCTGGATACCTTGTTGTCTGAAAGTGATGTAATTGCCTTGCATTGTCCTCTTTTCCCTGAAACCGAGGGCATCATCAACAAGGAAAGCATCGCCAAGATGAAGGATGGGGTTATCTTGATCAATAACAGTAGAGGCCCCTTGATTGTAGAACAGGACCTTGTTGATGCATTGAACAGTGGAAAGATTGCTGCTGCTGGATTGGATGTCGTCTCATCTGAGCCGATCAGGGAGGACAACCCTCTCTTGCAGGCAAAGAACTGCCTGATCACACCCCATATCAGCTGGGCGCCAAAGGAAAGCCGTCAGAGATTGATGGATATCGCTGTTGCAAACCTGAGGGGCTTTCTCTCTGGTGCAAGACAGAATGTGGTGAATGAGTAG
- a CDS encoding Crp/Fnr family transcriptional regulator: protein MDFFPSIENLRLFKGFDMEMLSSLFSGGGARLGSYSKGQMLYLQGQVCTTLDVVVTGKVSIQSVDEEGKVFKVQVLEPGDVWGATLLFSRYNHYPMTVVSEDNSAVLHLPKALVLDLCEARVEFLSSLLELVSDRAHELSMTVTKLSAQSLRESLLAYLQNLSVIQGSNTVVLPTSKKELAERLGFARTSLSRELASLVEEGLLSYSGRRVVLHISSQN from the coding sequence ATGGATTTCTTTCCTTCAATTGAAAATCTTAGGCTGTTTAAGGGCTTTGATATGGAAATGCTCTCCTCCCTTTTTAGTGGAGGTGGGGCAAGACTGGGTTCCTATTCCAAGGGCCAGATGCTTTATCTGCAAGGACAGGTGTGTACCACGCTCGATGTGGTGGTAACAGGCAAGGTCTCCATCCAGAGTGTTGATGAGGAGGGGAAGGTTTTCAAGGTTCAGGTACTCGAACCAGGAGATGTATGGGGAGCGACCCTGCTGTTCAGTCGGTACAACCATTACCCAATGACGGTAGTCAGTGAAGATAATTCGGCTGTGTTGCACCTTCCCAAGGCACTGGTGCTTGACCTCTGTGAAGCAAGGGTGGAGTTCCTCTCCTCCCTGCTTGAACTGGTGAGCGACCGTGCCCATGAGTTAAGCATGACGGTCACCAAGCTCTCGGCACAAAGCCTTAGGGAGAGTCTGCTTGCCTATCTGCAGAACCTGTCGGTTATCCAAGGAAGCAATACAGTTGTCCTACCAACTTCAAAGAAAGAACTTGCAGAGCGGTTGGGATTCGCCCGTACCTCGCTCAGCCGGGAGCTGGCATCCTTGGTGGAGGAAGGCCTGCTTAGTTATTCAGGGCGAAGGGTGGTGCTTCACATTTCTTCACAGAATTAA
- a CDS encoding enolase C-terminal domain-like protein, with the protein MIPYIQKMEVFPVAGKDSMLLNLSGAHAPYFTRNIVILTDSQGNTGVGEVPGGQKITKALEDVKPVVEGSKISEYKQTLLKVKEALGNDENDVRGLQTFDLRTGIHVVTAIEAPLLDLLGKYLEVPVASLLGDGKIRDRVKVLGYLFFIGDRKKTTLPYYSDEKNSEDWYRLRHEEALDADAVVELARSSQDLYGFKDFKLKGGVLEGSKEIEVIKAMKKAYPDARMTLDPNGGWSLKEAISLCKDMHGILTYCEDPCGAENGYSGREVLSEFRRATGLPTATNMIATDWRQFGHSLELQSVDIPLADCHFWTMSGAVRVGQLCDEFGLTWGSHSNNHFDISLAMIAHVGAAVPGNPTAIDTHWIWQEGIERLSVDPMKIEDGHIALTGKPGLGIEVDRAQVEKAHQLYVDQKLGARDDAEGMQFLIPGWKFDPKSPALVR; encoded by the coding sequence ATGATTCCCTATATTCAGAAAATGGAAGTCTTTCCGGTTGCAGGAAAGGACAGCATGCTGCTGAACCTCAGTGGAGCCCATGCACCATATTTTACCCGTAATATTGTCATCTTGACCGATAGTCAGGGAAACACCGGCGTAGGGGAGGTCCCAGGTGGCCAGAAGATCACCAAGGCCCTTGAGGATGTGAAGCCTGTTGTCGAGGGTTCCAAGATCAGTGAATACAAGCAGACACTCCTGAAGGTCAAGGAAGCGCTCGGGAATGATGAAAATGACGTACGTGGTTTGCAAACATTCGATTTGCGTACAGGGATCCATGTCGTTACAGCAATAGAAGCTCCTCTTCTCGACCTTCTGGGCAAGTATCTTGAGGTTCCTGTTGCATCGCTTCTGGGGGATGGGAAGATCAGGGACCGTGTAAAAGTACTCGGGTATCTCTTCTTCATCGGAGATCGAAAGAAGACAACCCTTCCCTATTATTCTGATGAAAAGAACAGTGAGGATTGGTATCGTCTTCGCCATGAGGAAGCTCTGGATGCCGATGCAGTGGTTGAGCTTGCCCGTTCAAGCCAGGACCTCTATGGCTTCAAGGACTTCAAGCTCAAGGGCGGCGTGCTCGAGGGTAGCAAGGAGATTGAGGTAATCAAGGCCATGAAGAAAGCCTATCCTGATGCCCGTATGACCCTCGACCCGAATGGTGGCTGGTCGCTCAAGGAGGCAATCAGCCTCTGCAAGGATATGCACGGGATTCTTACCTATTGTGAGGACCCTTGTGGTGCAGAGAATGGGTACAGTGGACGGGAGGTGCTCAGTGAGTTCCGTCGTGCTACCGGTCTTCCCACTGCTACAAACATGATTGCAACCGACTGGAGACAGTTTGGTCACTCCCTGGAGTTGCAGAGTGTGGATATCCCTCTCGCCGATTGTCACTTCTGGACGATGAGTGGAGCTGTCAGGGTTGGCCAGCTCTGTGATGAGTTCGGTCTTACCTGGGGCTCGCACTCCAACAACCACTTTGATATCTCCCTTGCTATGATTGCCCACGTAGGGGCGGCCGTACCGGGCAATCCAACGGCAATCGATACCCACTGGATCTGGCAGGAAGGGATTGAGCGTCTGAGTGTCGATCCGATGAAGATTGAGGATGGGCATATTGCACTCACCGGTAAACCAGGTTTGGGTATCGAAGTCGATCGGGCCCAGGTTGAGAAAGCCCACCAGTTGTATGTCGACCAGAAGCTTGGTGCTCGGGATGATGCAGAGGGTATGCAGTTCCTGATCCCTGGTTGGAAGTTTGACCCTAAAAGTCCTGCCTTGGTTCGCTGA